The Uranotaenia lowii strain MFRU-FL unplaced genomic scaffold, ASM2978415v1 HiC_scaffold_148, whole genome shotgun sequence genome contains the following window.
GCGTCCTCCAAAATTGTCGTTCTCAGTAAGTGGTATCCTTCTCGAACTGGTTGCCCCCCACAACCCGGAACAAACGAATTTCGGTGATGAACCTTCTCCAACACTAAAACAAACCTTCTCCAACCAAACAGGAAATGATCATGTGAACTTCTTTCAATGGTGCAGGTATACCCTCTCACTTGCACTTATCATAATCACTTGGAGAGAATCCACGCAAAATTTCACTACGAAGACGGCCATTTTTCTTCCAAACAGAATTTCGACGCTTCACTCTATATTCTGTTTTCAACCCCGGTGGCacagattttcacaaaattacttctttgcatttaaataaaattagccACATTTAGACTTTCTCACTACGTTTCATCATCTGATCACATCCCAATCCAACAGATCCAGCACTATAAAAACTTCTCTGGCGCCTCACGCAATTCAGATTAAACGCTTGGCTTGTATGAGCCAAATTTCTGGTTTTTTACTGATAGAACACTTTTCAATTACAACCTCAGACACTCCACTAGCCCAATTATGCACCATTTAACTAATATACAACCCGTCGCTCCAATGAAAAACCGCTCAAAATATCCTCGCTTACCGCGCATGAAAACCAACTGAACCGTACCGCACGAAGTCCCCGACGCGAATGAGCTAATATGAAAGTtttctcattaaaaatttatacactaagataaaaaaaatctacactgtaaatttttgcctcgatttccagcaaaaaaaattgctggaaacgttcagcaatccaaatttttgctggaaaccagcaatcggttttcgaattgctggatttttcagcattcgattgtgtacttgtcatttttgctgaaaaatcagcaaccggttttcaaattgctggactttccagcaattgatttagtttgctggaaaatcagcattcgagttgtcaaattggagtctgtttgtttccGTACGCTGGAGCAAGGTGAAActctattttatgaaaatttgttagattaatataattattttattttcctctatattctagcaacaaGATATCaggtcaagggtgagttttcatTGGACAGGTAGATATTCTATAAAAGATTCTGATCAAAACTATtcttacaggtggcggatgatcaacactttggcacaaagctgcctcCCCAAAGCCGGTGTTataggatattgaaaaaaaaatatcgtgttcATGTTCtgggaataaataaatatatcccattattaaaaagttgggagaaaataattgtttttatcgCTTATTTTATGTACAGccagtaatcaaaatttaaatttaaattgaaatataaatttgatactaaatacagctggttgtgttgaaagaaatagctggtttccagcaatctagattgctgattttccagcaatttgaattgctggaaatcagcattaacgtttgctgtttttttcagcaatataaaatgctggaaattttgctggaaagtcagcgggacaaaaaccagcaaaattttgctggtttccagcaaaaaaaaatttgctgtgtagaatCAAGAAAGTGCGTACACACTGTCAagtgtaataaatttttttttcaataatatcaaATAAAATAGCTTCTGTGATAGGAACTATTCTGCTTCCTAGCGATAAGGAAAAATGGCCGGGTATTCCTTCCACAACATTTGTAAACATGATGTGAACTGTATTATGTCAGTATTATCAATTTGGCGGCCGGCCTTAGCGGTATCACATTCGGACAAGCAGCAcgtcatttttgagtatttaTTAATCTCTCAGCGCAAATTTTGGAGTCAGAAGCTGAAGAAAACCGAATAATTTCAAGATAAAGTGATCAGTCTTATTCGAGATGCTGCCGCGAAGACGACTGGTGGAACAAGTACTTCTGGTGTTTTTGGCGTTTTACTCCCAGGCGCAAGGAAAAGTTGATGCAGGTTATCAGATGCAGGCGCGTAGCTGTGGAATTCCGCAGATACCGTCGTTTGAGGAGTTGGTAGTACGAGGACAGAATGCCCGCCGAGGAGAGTGGCCTTGGCATGCCGGATTGTACCACGGAAGGACAAAGTACGTCTGTGGGGGAACTCTGATAAGCGAATTTTTCGTGGCAACAGCGGCTCATTGCCTGTACGATGAAACCAATGAACAGTTTGTTGGCACTCGAGGAATCCTGGTACGTTTGGGGGTCCACCAGCTGGAACGGGCACTGTCTGACAATGCTGTTCAAACGCGTTTTGTTTCGAGAATCATTCGGAGCCCTGATTTCGATCGAACTACGCTGAAAAATGATATCGCGCTGCTGCAAATGAGAGATCCCGCACGGTTTACCAATTACGTGTACCCGGCTTGTGTCAATCGTCGAGGATTGGTAGGAAAGATCGGAACAGCTATTGGTTGGGGAAGAACCGAGGAAAGTGAGCTGGCCTCGACGCTGAAAATGGCAACATTGCCAGTGATAGATGATATAGATTGCTTGGGAAGCGATCGAGCTCACTTCGGAACCATGCTGAACCCGGGAATGCTATGTGCCGGGCGGAGAAACGGAACCACAGTTTGCAACGGGGACAGTGGCGGAGGATTGTTCTTCAACCGCAATGGTGTTTGGTTTTTGGGTGGGATAATTTCGTTCAAAAAGCCAAGACCGGGTGACAACATTTGTGTGTCCGATGGCTACGCCGGTTTCACCAATGTGGCCAAGTACCTGTCCTGGATGACCAATGTGACGTACATCGATTTCGCGACCGATGACTTTATAACCCTGTCGTCGCAATCGAAGAATAAACGGGCATTGATTTACAACTACAGAAGTATCGCGGATGAAAGTAAGTGGAATCAAATGCAATAGAAAATCCAACTCGGAAACTAATGGTTAAAGTTGAACGGGCCTGAATAATGCCAACGTGCTTTATATTGATAAGTGTTTGTAACTGTGGACCGCagtagtttgaaatattttcgatTATAGCTGTTAGATATGTTTTAGTTAGGCATAACAAAATTGACCCTTCTAGAGATCTTCCAGGTAAAAAAGGGGAATGATGTGTTGAAGAATATACGACAGCAAATTATATTTAGattaattttagtaaatatgtactttgtttcacaaaaaaagtatttaaattgttattctaatATAACACACTATACAATTAAGGGAAAATTTAATCTATTTTGTCTCCATATTTTTGATAGTTTGTATCGGGTTCTAACCATATGCCATTCGCAGAGTGCGCGGAGTACCAGCAAGAAAAGCAGAAATCAACAAACGTGGAGGGCAGCGTAGTTTTTATCTATGACGGTGACTATCAGACATGTCTGGCCAACATTATCAGTACCCGTTTTTTACTTAGCACCAGTCGCTGTATACGTTTCAGAATAGAAGAAGGTTAGTAACTTTCTATCATTGCTCTTTTCTTTATGATTAAGTCAAATATTTTAGCCCACTTGAGTGCCAGATTTCCGAAGGAAAAACTCACTGTATCAATAGTGGACCCGATTTTTCCACCAAATTACCCATTGCAAGGATATGCCAGAAGCCCTATAATGCTGATTGATTTACGGAGAAACTACGACAAGTAAGGAAATAGATTTGTGGTTGAGCATAAAAGATCTAAATCtcatatttcgattattttcaactagCCTATTGCCATCCATTTCCTGCCTCTGGTCGGATCCCAACGAAATCACCCTGGAAAGTTTGGATGAATTGGGATTTCCGGCCAAGATCGACAACCGGATGCGGACCGCGCTAACCTTAACCGAATCGGAAGACGAAACGCAGATAGTGACCTCCAGTCAGTTTCCGTGCGACTACAACCGGAACATTCTTGGGGTTCGTTTGGACGCaaagaaacgaaacgaaacatTCTACCGAATGGTCGGTCCTCTGGTTAACTGCGAAGAGTCCCGCTATGCCCGGCTGGATCCGTTCCTGGACTGGATCACATTGATGGTTTGGCCCGAAAAAAGCCCAGTCGATTATTTCGCCCAGTATATTCAGAAAAACAAGGAAACCTTGGAGGAAGTTTATGAAAGGGTGAAGGACAAAGGGAAGGATCTTACGAACTATCTAATAAACACTGACGACGGCTTGCATATAATTGGCGATGCCGTACGCTATTATGCGGAACACTCCGAAAGCATCCACAGAGATGTTTCGAACGTCTACAATGTTATAAATGAGAACCGGGATAAGATCGgtgacttttttaaaaatctatttgaaaggCTATAAAAAGGTACCATTAATTAGAGTGAATTTCTACTTCTAATCAACACTCGATGTTTGGATTAcgatttatcaaaataaaaaaaataaagtgtgATGCAGCATTTCCATAATTAGCG
Protein-coding sequences here:
- the LOC129759393 gene encoding uncharacterized protein LOC129759393; translated protein: MLPRRRLVEQVLLVFLAFYSQAQGKVDAGYQMQARSCGIPQIPSFEELVVRGQNARRGEWPWHAGLYHGRTKYVCGGTLISEFFVATAAHCLYDETNEQFVGTRGILVRLGVHQLERALSDNAVQTRFVSRIIRSPDFDRTTLKNDIALLQMRDPARFTNYVYPACVNRRGLVGKIGTAIGWGRTEESELASTLKMATLPVIDDIDCLGSDRAHFGTMLNPGMLCAGRRNGTTVCNGDSGGGLFFNRNGVWFLGGIISFKKPRPGDNICVSDGYAGFTNVAKYLSWMTNVTYIDFATDDFITLSSQSKNKRALIYNYRSIADEKCAEYQQEKQKSTNVEGSVVFIYDGDYQTCLANIISTRFLLSTSRCIRFRIEEAHLSARFPKEKLTVSIVDPIFPPNYPLQGYARSPIMLIDLRRNYDNLLPSISCLWSDPNEITLESLDELGFPAKIDNRMRTALTLTESEDETQIVTSSQFPCDYNRNILGVRLDAKKRNETFYRMVGPLVNCEESRYARLDPFLDWITLMVWPEKSPVDYFAQYIQKNKETLEEVYERVKDKGKDLTNYLINTDDGLHIIGDAVRYYAEHSESIHRDVSNVYNVINENRDKIGDFFKNLFERL